From a single Helicovermis profundi genomic region:
- a CDS encoding diguanylate cyclase, translating to MYTKNVFLYYVLGFSLTVIVSSTFILWRPLYFYILTTLSLLLIACEIIIISPVINLTTFHILIFYGISLIFLNGLAVNFRYLTAKKEFFNQKELEYSKQELLKINSFKNRFYENVTNEFIDPLANISASCKYCIDYNCNKNLNFEVTQTFDNINRTALILTSKLKKYIEISKINTSQLPLNIKKINLQSFITNLYNIYKSNLQYEDIEFTLSLPNEDIENFYSDQEKLEQIINNLLSNSIKFRANQKLKLSIEVEDRIDNIEISIKDNGIGLSKEDISNLFIRYKKLNTYDKYAGYGIGLSHSKELITLLNGYIFVHSDGKNLGSTFTIYLPKGYKHLNINESEINKDEDDIAKIYEKEYIELLLNKEFTKNSKEKIRVLIPSKKNNHFEYKKSIILLADDDPYIIEILKNFLLKYGFENFILISDKSYLISSIYDYHPDIIICDFKEYKNKITELQKVILNSPNLSSVTIVLLSSILNNNSEEKFNNENIIFLNKPIEEKKFIDTISFTLKHYMTLKKAINKSNIDFLTGNLNKNTAINEFNRILSKRTFENISVIFFDVDNFKTINDTYGHLIGDEILKIVGHSLNIVTRKYDIACRYGGDEFLVILQDCNVNDSILFIDKFKNEVNNIKSLSIFNDITLTFSFGISSLFHNKDEIERKFEINDLREFFIPSKDSKIDWNKNNILREKIANYLIKISDDALYESKTSFCNNCGFSSKINFDFINGCKICGSKEYKKGRDKITISSQL from the coding sequence ATGTACACAAAAAATGTATTTTTATACTATGTTTTAGGTTTTAGTTTAACTGTAATTGTCAGTTCAACTTTCATTTTATGGCGACCTTTATATTTTTATATATTAACCACTCTTTCACTTCTTTTAATTGCTTGTGAAATTATAATAATAAGTCCTGTTATAAATCTTACTACTTTTCATATACTTATTTTTTACGGTATTTCATTAATATTCCTCAATGGTTTAGCAGTTAATTTTAGATATTTAACTGCAAAAAAAGAATTTTTCAACCAAAAGGAACTTGAATATTCAAAACAAGAACTACTTAAAATTAACTCTTTTAAAAATAGATTTTATGAAAATGTAACTAATGAGTTTATAGATCCATTAGCTAACATAAGTGCATCATGCAAATATTGTATTGATTATAATTGTAATAAAAATTTAAATTTTGAAGTTACTCAAACATTCGATAATATTAATAGAACAGCCTTAATTCTTACCTCAAAATTAAAAAAATATATTGAAATTAGTAAAATAAACACATCTCAATTACCTCTAAATATTAAAAAAATAAATTTACAGAGCTTTATTACAAATTTATATAATATTTACAAATCAAATTTACAATATGAGGACATTGAATTCACCTTATCACTTCCAAATGAGGATATTGAAAATTTTTACAGCGATCAAGAAAAATTAGAACAAATAATAAATAACCTACTTTCAAATTCAATTAAATTCAGAGCTAATCAAAAATTAAAACTTTCAATAGAAGTTGAAGACAGAATTGATAATATTGAAATTTCTATAAAAGATAACGGAATAGGCCTTTCAAAAGAAGATATATCCAATTTATTTATTAGATATAAAAAATTAAATACTTATGATAAATACGCTGGATATGGTATAGGATTGTCGCATTCAAAAGAATTAATCACACTTTTAAACGGATACATTTTTGTCCACTCAGACGGTAAGAACCTTGGTTCAACCTTTACTATTTATCTTCCAAAAGGGTATAAGCACCTTAATATAAATGAAAGTGAAATAAATAAAGATGAAGATGATATTGCAAAAATATATGAAAAAGAATATATCGAATTGTTGCTTAATAAAGAATTTACTAAAAATTCTAAGGAAAAAATTAGAGTATTAATTCCTTCTAAGAAAAATAACCATTTTGAATATAAAAAATCTATAATTTTATTGGCAGATGATGATCCTTATATTATCGAGATTCTAAAGAATTTTCTATTAAAATATGGATTCGAAAATTTCATACTAATATCCGATAAAAGCTACTTAATTAGTTCAATTTACGATTATCATCCTGATATTATAATTTGTGACTTTAAAGAGTATAAAAATAAAATAACAGAACTTCAAAAAGTTATTCTAAATTCTCCTAACCTTTCTTCTGTTACGATTGTATTACTTTCTTCTATATTGAATAATAATAGCGAAGAAAAATTTAATAATGAAAATATAATTTTTCTAAATAAACCAATAGAAGAAAAAAAATTTATTGATACCATATCATTTACTCTAAAACATTACATGACTCTAAAAAAAGCTATAAATAAATCAAATATAGATTTTCTAACGGGTAACCTTAATAAAAATACTGCAATCAACGAATTTAATAGAATATTATCCAAAAGAACCTTCGAAAATATCAGTGTTATATTTTTCGATGTAGATAATTTTAAAACAATAAATGATACTTATGGACATTTAATTGGTGATGAAATATTAAAAATAGTTGGACATTCTTTAAATATTGTAACAAGAAAATATGATATTGCATGTAGGTATGGTGGAGATGAATTCTTAGTAATTCTTCAAGACTGCAACGTAAACGATTCTATTCTATTTATTGACAAATTTAAAAATGAAGTTAATAATATAAAATCTCTTTCTATATTTAATGATATTACACTTACTTTTAGCTTCGGTATTTCATCTTTATTTCATAATAAAGATGAAATTGAAAGAAAATTTGAAATTAACGATTTAAGAGAATTTTTTATTCCGTCAAAAGATTCGAAAATAGATTGGAATAAAAACAATATACTTAGAGAAAAAATAGCAAATTATTTAATTAAAATATCCGATGATGCTCTTTATGAATCAAAAACTTCCTTTTGTAACAATTGTGGATTTAGTTCTAAAATAAATTTCGATTTTATTAATGGATGTAAAATATGTGGATCTAAAGAGTATAAAAAAGGAAGAGATAAAATAACTATCTCATCTCAATTATAA
- a CDS encoding universal stress protein, translated as MKKILVPIDGTLIEEKSLKMAKDVAEKFNSEVIILYVKLPLKSILDPEKLIQNELVDFGEEDNSIEIVETARKEFEGSSNNVKVLIVEGDPASTIIDISESELCDVIIMSTHGMGKLKRFFLGSVTNKVVHHATIPVLIVR; from the coding sequence TTGAAAAAAATATTAGTGCCAATTGATGGAACACTGATTGAGGAAAAATCACTTAAAATGGCAAAAGATGTTGCTGAAAAATTTAATTCAGAGGTGATTATTTTATATGTAAAACTTCCACTAAAATCAATATTAGATCCTGAAAAATTGATTCAAAATGAACTAGTTGATTTTGGCGAAGAAGATAATTCTATTGAAATTGTTGAAACTGCTAGAAAAGAATTTGAAGGTAGTTCAAATAATGTCAAAGTATTGATTGTTGAAGGAGATCCTGCATCTACTATTATTGATATTTCTGAAAGCGAATTATGTGATGTAATTATTATGAGTACACATGGTATGGGGAAATTGAAAAGATTTTTCCTTGGAAGTGTAACTAATAAAGTAGTACATCATGCTACTATACCGGTATTAATTGTAAGATGA
- a CDS encoding NADPH-dependent oxidoreductase has protein sequence MNNTIKSITNHRSIRSFTNQMIEEDKLSAILESAQAAPSSINGQQMSIIVIKDQTTKDKIAKLAGGQPWISSTPIFLLFLADYYRAKLAADKNDEELVISNNMEGTLVSSIDVGLAMGNSIVAAESLGLGTVCIGGIRMSPDEIIELLELPKYVYPMAGLCIGYPVEENIPDKKPRLPKEAVVHQEKYNSNINSYIDDYDKTISEYMKNRPNTQNIHDWSSSISSTYNKVYFPKVSRTLKEQGLKCE, from the coding sequence ATGAATAACACTATTAAAAGTATTACAAACCACAGATCAATTAGAAGCTTTACAAATCAAATGATTGAAGAAGATAAACTTAGTGCAATCTTAGAATCAGCTCAAGCTGCACCTTCTTCTATTAACGGTCAACAAATGAGTATAATTGTAATTAAAGATCAAACTACTAAAGATAAAATTGCTAAATTAGCTGGTGGACAACCTTGGATTAGTAGTACTCCAATTTTTTTGCTTTTCCTTGCAGATTACTATAGAGCAAAACTTGCGGCTGATAAGAATGATGAAGAATTAGTTATTAGCAACAACATGGAAGGAACGTTAGTATCCAGCATTGATGTTGGGCTAGCTATGGGAAATTCAATAGTTGCTGCTGAATCTTTAGGTCTTGGAACAGTTTGTATTGGTGGTATAAGAATGAGTCCAGATGAAATTATTGAATTACTTGAATTACCAAAATACGTATATCCAATGGCTGGTTTATGTATTGGATATCCAGTCGAAGAAAATATACCCGATAAAAAACCTAGACTTCCTAAAGAAGCTGTTGTGCACCAAGAAAAATATAATTCAAACATTAATAGTTATATTGACGACTATGATAAAACAATAAGCGAATATATGAAAAATAGGCCTAATACACAAAACATACATGATTGGAGCAGTTCCATATCAAGTACTTATAATAAGGTTTATTTTCCAAAAGTAAGCAGGACTTTAAAAGAGCAAGGACTAAAATGTGAGTAA
- the glgB gene encoding 1,4-alpha-glucan branching protein GlgB yields MLSTFIKEKELDIYLYNSGKNFKSYELFGSHFVERSGVRGSEFVLWAPNAKKVEIVGDFNKWIGENHQMIFHESTGIWYLFIPNFNEYELYKYSIYTSTNQVILKSDPFAFFSEIKPNTASITYEIDGYKWNDKKWLSRNRKKNHYKEPMNIYEVNLNSWKFSDDNNYLSYIELAKDLVSYVKNNGYTHVEIMPVMEHPFDGSWGYQVTGYYSITSRYGRPKEFMYLIDEFHKNNIGVILDWVPCHFCNDEHGIRMFDGTKLYEHVDKNISDNEIWGTTNFDYAKNQVKSFLISNAMFFFDKFHIDGLRVDAVAFMLYQGYTTEKSEVNINAVEFLKLMNSEIFSKYPSALMIAEESSAWPNVTKPIHDGGLGFNFKWNMGWMNDMLKYIEMDFDMRKNNHKAITFSIMYAFTENFILPLSHDEVVHGKKSLLDKMPGDYWQKFAGLRMFYGYMYAYPGKKLLFMGGEIGQFIEWNYEREIDWFLKEHEMHSKINLFVSELNSLYKKEKSFSINDDTYKGFEWIDYSNNEQSIVSFIRKGNKDNHIIVISNFTPKVYKKFELGVPTLGMYEEIMNSDYSKYGGSNFSENQNIRTIIKSNHGRNQSIIIDVAPLSTMYLKYKGRKKTND; encoded by the coding sequence ATGCTAAGTACTTTTATAAAAGAAAAAGAACTAGATATATATTTATATAATAGCGGGAAAAATTTTAAAAGCTATGAACTTTTTGGATCACATTTTGTGGAACGTAGTGGAGTTAGGGGAAGTGAATTTGTTCTGTGGGCTCCAAATGCAAAAAAAGTTGAAATTGTAGGAGATTTTAACAAGTGGATAGGTGAAAATCACCAAATGATTTTTCATGAATCTACAGGTATTTGGTACTTGTTCATTCCAAATTTTAATGAATATGAATTATATAAATATTCGATTTATACTTCAACAAATCAAGTAATTTTAAAATCAGATCCATTTGCATTTTTTTCAGAAATAAAACCTAACACAGCTTCTATTACATATGAAATTGACGGTTATAAGTGGAATGATAAAAAATGGTTAAGTAGAAATAGAAAAAAAAATCATTATAAAGAACCGATGAATATTTATGAGGTGAATTTGAATTCTTGGAAATTTAGTGACGATAATAATTATTTGTCATATATTGAACTAGCAAAAGATTTGGTTTCTTATGTAAAGAATAACGGCTACACACATGTAGAGATTATGCCGGTAATGGAACATCCTTTTGATGGATCGTGGGGATATCAAGTAACTGGTTATTACTCAATAACATCAAGATATGGAAGGCCAAAAGAATTTATGTATTTGATAGATGAATTTCATAAGAACAATATAGGGGTTATTTTAGACTGGGTACCTTGTCATTTTTGTAATGACGAACATGGTATTAGAATGTTTGATGGAACTAAGCTTTATGAACATGTAGATAAAAATATTTCAGACAATGAGATATGGGGAACTACAAATTTTGATTATGCTAAAAATCAAGTAAAATCATTTTTAATTTCAAATGCTATGTTTTTCTTTGATAAATTTCATATTGACGGACTCAGGGTAGATGCAGTTGCGTTTATGTTATATCAAGGTTATACAACAGAAAAAAGTGAAGTGAATATAAATGCAGTTGAGTTTTTAAAGCTTATGAATAGTGAGATTTTTAGTAAATATCCAAGCGCTCTAATGATTGCTGAGGAATCAAGTGCATGGCCAAACGTTACAAAACCTATTCATGATGGCGGTCTTGGATTTAATTTTAAATGGAATATGGGCTGGATGAACGATATGCTTAAATATATCGAAATGGATTTTGATATGAGAAAAAATAATCATAAGGCAATTACATTCTCTATAATGTATGCTTTTACTGAAAATTTTATACTTCCCTTGTCACATGATGAAGTTGTTCATGGAAAAAAATCTTTGCTTGATAAAATGCCTGGAGATTATTGGCAAAAATTTGCTGGACTTAGAATGTTCTATGGATATATGTATGCATATCCAGGTAAAAAATTATTATTTATGGGTGGTGAAATTGGTCAATTCATTGAATGGAATTATGAAAGAGAGATTGACTGGTTTTTAAAAGAGCATGAAATGCATAGTAAAATAAATTTATTTGTGAGTGAACTTAATTCACTGTATAAAAAAGAAAAATCATTTTCTATAAACGATGATACTTATAAAGGTTTTGAGTGGATAGATTATTCAAATAATGAACAAAGCATAGTTTCTTTTATTAGAAAAGGAAATAAAGATAATCATATAATTGTCATCTCAAATTTTACTCCTAAAGTTTACAAAAAATTTGAGTTAGGAGTACCTACTTTGGGTATGTATGAAGAGATTATGAATAGCGATTATTCTAAATATGGTGGGTCTAATTTTTCTGAGAATCAAAATATAAGAACTATTATTAAATCTAATCATGGAAGAAATCAATCAATTATTATTGATGTAGCACCTTTATCAACGATGTATTTAAAATATAAAGGGAGGAAAAAAACAAATGACTAG
- a CDS encoding glucose-1-phosphate adenylyltransferase: MTSLKKEMIAMILAGGQGSRLKDLTLDIAKPAVPFGGRYRIIDFALSNCANSDIDTVGILTQYEPYILNTHIGIGIPWDLDRLNGGVRILPPYINRKGGRWYKGTANAIYENINFIDKYNPEYLLILSGDHIYNMNYWDMLKFHKASKSKLTIAVKPVNIKEASRFGLVVTDEKSKIVGFEEKPENPTTTLASMGIYIFNWKILRRALIEDEENTNSDNDFGKNIIPKLLNEGLNLFAYEFDDYWKDVGTVESLWEANMNLLSGDDKIELYDPKWKIYSKNMISSPQYISKDANVESSLVTDGCVIEGNIKKSIISTKARIGKGSNIIESVIMPNVVVEDNVYLYKTIVMNDVIVKKGTKVEGTTENIVIVKNSEESEG; this comes from the coding sequence ATGACTAGTTTAAAAAAGGAAATGATTGCTATGATACTTGCAGGTGGTCAAGGTTCAAGGCTAAAAGATTTAACATTAGATATTGCTAAACCAGCTGTTCCTTTTGGCGGGCGTTACAGAATTATTGATTTTGCTCTGAGTAATTGTGCAAATTCAGATATAGATACAGTTGGAATTTTAACTCAGTATGAGCCTTATATACTCAATACACATATTGGAATTGGTATACCTTGGGACTTAGATAGACTAAATGGAGGAGTAAGAATTTTACCTCCATATATAAATAGAAAAGGCGGAAGATGGTACAAAGGTACAGCAAATGCAATTTATGAAAATATAAATTTTATAGATAAATATAATCCCGAATATTTACTTATTTTATCTGGAGATCATATTTATAATATGAATTATTGGGATATGCTTAAATTTCATAAAGCGAGTAAATCTAAACTAACAATTGCAGTAAAACCAGTTAATATTAAAGAAGCATCTAGATTTGGTCTTGTTGTAACAGATGAAAAAAGTAAAATAGTAGGTTTTGAAGAGAAACCGGAAAATCCAACAACTACGCTAGCTTCAATGGGAATATATATTTTTAATTGGAAAATTCTTAGAAGAGCTTTAATTGAAGATGAAGAAAATACAAATTCAGATAATGATTTTGGAAAAAATATAATTCCAAAACTTTTAAATGAAGGATTAAATCTTTTTGCATATGAATTTGATGATTACTGGAAAGATGTAGGTACAGTTGAAAGTCTTTGGGAAGCAAATATGAATTTGTTAAGCGGTGATGATAAAATTGAACTCTATGACCCTAAGTGGAAAATATATTCTAAAAATATGATAAGTTCTCCTCAGTATATTTCTAAAGATGCAAATGTAGAGTCTTCATTAGTAACTGATGGGTGCGTAATTGAAGGAAATATTAAAAAATCTATTATTTCTACTAAAGCTCGAATTGGAAAAGGTTCAAATATTATAGAGTCTGTTATCATGCCAAATGTTGTTGTGGAAGACAATGTATATTTGTATAAAACGATCGTTATGAATGATGTGATTGTAAAAAAAGGCACAAAAGTTGAAGGTACTACAGAAAATATAGTTATTGTAAAAAATAGTGAAGAAAGTGAGGGTTAG
- the glgD gene encoding glucose-1-phosphate adenylyltransferase subunit GlgD: MSEMMGIINLSASTEKIKQLTEKRSIGTINVAGRYKVIDFVLSNMVNSGITNVTISTIERARSLYNHMGSGKYWDLDRKKDGLSIFYNEESNLDVVKKRGDIEIFKSMLNHIKRSNNKYVLMSRSYMICNVDYKEMLKFHKEKDADITILYKSMNNHVKRFVDCDTVSLDANSKIVSMGKNLGKKINYNISLEMYLLKRELLIKLIEDAIHIGEVNYFKQSLLDQVGKLNVYGYQYRGYLACINSTKNYYRTSMDFLDIDVQSELFNIEKPIYTKVEDSPPTFYGNDSYTTNSLISSGCIVEGVVENSILARGVHIKKGAIVRNSIIMKDVTVNDTASINYAVLENGVEVERKQTLCGDKDHPFVISNNY, encoded by the coding sequence ATGAGTGAAATGATGGGAATTATTAACTTAAGTGCCTCAACTGAAAAGATAAAGCAACTTACAGAAAAACGTTCTATTGGAACAATAAATGTTGCTGGAAGGTATAAAGTTATTGACTTTGTTTTATCTAATATGGTGAATAGTGGAATTACAAATGTTACAATTAGTACAATTGAAAGAGCAAGATCCTTATATAATCATATGGGATCAGGTAAGTACTGGGATTTAGATAGAAAAAAAGATGGATTATCTATTTTTTATAATGAAGAATCAAATTTAGATGTTGTTAAAAAAAGAGGGGATATAGAAATATTTAAAAGCATGTTAAATCATATAAAACGATCGAATAATAAATATGTATTAATGTCTAGAAGTTATATGATTTGTAATGTAGATTATAAAGAAATGTTAAAATTTCATAAAGAAAAAGATGCTGATATTACTATTTTATATAAATCTATGAATAATCATGTTAAGAGATTTGTAGATTGTGATACAGTTAGTCTTGATGCAAATAGTAAAATAGTGAGTATGGGTAAAAACCTTGGGAAAAAAATTAATTACAATATTTCTCTTGAAATGTATCTATTAAAAAGAGAATTACTTATAAAATTAATAGAAGATGCAATTCATATTGGTGAGGTTAATTACTTTAAACAAAGTTTGCTCGATCAAGTGGGTAAATTAAATGTATATGGTTACCAGTACAGAGGATATTTAGCATGTATTAATTCAACTAAAAATTATTATAGAACTAGTATGGATTTTTTAGATATTGATGTTCAAAGTGAACTATTTAATATTGAAAAACCAATTTATACAAAAGTAGAAGATTCTCCGCCAACTTTTTATGGAAATGACTCATATACTACAAATTCTTTGATAAGTTCTGGATGTATAGTTGAGGGAGTTGTTGAAAATTCAATTTTAGCCAGAGGTGTTCATATTAAGAAAGGAGCTATTGTAAGAAATAGCATCATTATGAAGGATGTTACCGTTAATGACACAGCGAGTATAAATTATGCAGTACTCGAAAACGGTGTTGAAGTTGAGAGAAAGCAAACGCTATGTGGTGATAAAGATCATCCATTTGTAATAAGCAATAATTATTAG
- the glgA gene encoding glycogen synthase GlgA: MKVLFVSAEVVPFSKTGGLADVAYALPKALRDKGIDVRIMSAKNFHSKNIDYYEDHIVSKDVEVGWRKQYLGITYVEYDKMPFYFIDNEYYFKRDNLYGYEDDGERYSYFCRAILEAISVIDFKPDIIHINDWHTAMVPLLMKKHYSHIDKFKNIKIVYTIHNLKYQGVFNSEVLHELLNLDDEEFNSGSIEFFGNVNFMKSAINFADAVTTVSKSYAEEIKNSYYGENLQDVIRENDYKLFGITNGIDYKIYDPNIDKNIRKNYSYKNSSYKSENKQYLQELVALPKHKTIPLIAMITRLTDQKGLDLLECIMEELLTLDIQMIILGTGDSKYENILKEFAYRFPDKLAVKIEFNESFSHQIYAGADMFLMPSKFEPCGLSQMISQRYGTVPIVRETGGLKDTVAPYNKFTKEGTGFSFESYNAHEMLFSIKRAIEIYSNKKEWRDLVKIIMQIDSSWKKSASIYASVYEDLVK; the protein is encoded by the coding sequence ATGAAAGTTTTATTTGTTTCTGCAGAAGTTGTACCTTTTAGTAAGACAGGTGGACTTGCAGATGTTGCTTATGCACTTCCAAAAGCATTACGTGATAAAGGAATAGATGTAAGAATAATGAGTGCAAAAAATTTTCACTCAAAAAATATAGATTATTATGAAGATCATATTGTGAGTAAAGATGTTGAAGTAGGATGGAGAAAGCAATATTTGGGTATTACTTATGTAGAGTATGATAAAATGCCATTTTATTTTATTGACAATGAGTATTATTTTAAGCGTGATAATTTATATGGATATGAAGATGATGGAGAAAGATACTCTTATTTTTGTAGAGCAATTCTTGAAGCAATTTCAGTAATTGATTTTAAACCAGATATTATTCATATTAATGATTGGCACACTGCAATGGTTCCTTTATTAATGAAAAAACACTATTCACATATAGATAAATTTAAAAATATAAAGATTGTCTATACTATTCATAACTTAAAATATCAGGGTGTTTTTAATAGCGAAGTATTGCATGAACTATTAAATCTAGATGATGAGGAATTTAACTCTGGAAGCATAGAATTTTTTGGAAATGTTAACTTTATGAAAAGTGCTATAAACTTTGCTGATGCAGTTACTACGGTTAGTAAATCTTATGCAGAAGAAATTAAAAATTCATATTATGGCGAAAATCTTCAAGATGTAATTCGTGAAAATGATTATAAACTATTTGGTATAACAAATGGTATAGATTATAAAATTTATGATCCAAATATAGATAAAAATATTAGAAAAAATTATTCTTATAAGAACTCATCGTATAAATCGGAAAACAAACAATATTTACAAGAACTTGTTGCTTTGCCAAAACACAAAACTATTCCGTTAATTGCTATGATTACGCGTTTAACAGATCAAAAGGGTTTAGATTTACTTGAATGTATAATGGAAGAATTATTAACACTAGATATTCAAATGATTATACTTGGAACAGGGGACAGTAAATATGAAAATATTTTAAAAGAATTTGCTTATCGTTTTCCTGATAAATTAGCAGTGAAAATTGAATTTAATGAATCATTCTCACATCAAATTTATGCAGGTGCAGACATGTTTTTAATGCCTTCTAAATTCGAGCCGTGTGGACTTAGTCAAATGATTTCACAACGCTATGGAACTGTTCCTATTGTTAGAGAAACAGGAGGGTTAAAAGATACTGTTGCTCCTTATAATAAATTTACAAAAGAAGGAACTGGTTTTAGTTTTGAAAGTTATAATGCACATGAAATGCTTTTTTCAATTAAAAGAGCTATAGAAATTTACTCAAATAAAAAAGAATGGAGAGATTTAGTTAAAATTATTATGCAAATTGATTCATCATGGAAAAAATCAGCGAGCATTTATGCTTCTGTTTATGAGGATTTAGTGAAATAG